A window from Longimicrobiaceae bacterium encodes these proteins:
- a CDS encoding HigA family addiction module antitoxin has translation MDTLSTDRPPRHPGEVLLEEFINPLGLSLAEAARRLRISYPRLHEIIRGKRAVTTDTALRMERLFGIDANFWLDLQRDWDVWRVVHSPAAKDMERIEAMETHGRIAALDGAVPSLPLSRARATSIIQAAEPEIRALGVLRLALFGSVVRDEARPDSDVDVLVQFDEEQKTFANFMALAELLEARLGRRVELVTTEALSPYIGPHILAEAADVLHAA, from the coding sequence ATGGATACGCTGTCAACGGATCGCCCGCCGAGGCATCCGGGCGAGGTGCTGCTGGAAGAGTTCATCAACCCGCTCGGGCTCTCGCTCGCCGAAGCGGCGCGGCGACTGCGCATCTCCTACCCGCGCCTGCACGAGATCATCCGCGGGAAACGGGCAGTCACGACCGACACGGCGCTGCGGATGGAGCGGCTGTTCGGGATCGATGCCAACTTCTGGCTCGACCTCCAGCGCGACTGGGACGTGTGGCGCGTGGTGCATTCCCCGGCGGCGAAGGACATGGAGCGGATCGAGGCGATGGAGACGCACGGGCGAATCGCCGCGCTCGATGGGGCGGTCCCCTCGCTGCCGCTTTCCCGCGCGCGCGCGACCTCCATCATCCAAGCCGCGGAGCCGGAGATTCGCGCGCTGGGCGTGCTGCGGCTGGCGCTGTTCGGGTCCGTCGTGCGCGACGAGGCGCGGCCGGACAGCGACGTGGACGTGCTGGTCCAGTTCGACGAGGAGCAGAAGACCTTCGCGAACTTCATGGCGCTCGCGGAGCTGCTGGAAGCGCGCCTCGGCCGCCGGGTGGAACTGGTGACCACCGAGGCACTGTCGCCGTACATCGGCCCCCACATCCTTGCCGAGGCGGCCGATGTCCTCCACGCCGCTTGA